Within Rissa tridactyla isolate bRisTri1 chromosome 4, bRisTri1.patW.cur.20221130, whole genome shotgun sequence, the genomic segment AATTCCAAAATAAGCTTGTATGGGAATAATGTTGTGGACTACTGAAATACAATTGTGTGTTTCCAAGATGATGTTAAGAATTGCCAAAGATGGTGGAATTGTTGGGGTAAATGCTTGAGCATAGTGGCAGTATTATTCTAATAAAGTCATCTTGGTCCCTTTAGAACCAGTGGGTCTCATTTTCATGATCTAATGTAAGTGAAGAGTCTCTCCCCTGGTTTTTTTGATGGTTATTGCATTACACGTAACACGAATGAGGAGACTCACCCCAAGTGCGGTGGCTCAGCCCAATGCACTTGTGTGTGGTTTGACCATGTGTTTGTATAGACCAAGAGAGACCTCACAAAACATCTCTTTTCTCTCAGTGGGGAAAGTATGTTTACTGCTACTCCTTGGAGGGTAAAGCCTAGACTGAAATACTTTGCTTGGTCACCTCTGTGTTATAagaaaatagatgtattttttttcctctgaatgaaGAATGAATCTCAACATTTCTTTTTGATATTTAAGCCATaattgtaaaaattatttgaatttattcAAATTATGAATTTTATTACTAAAAGGTCTGTCTATGTGATGGTTTGACTAGAATCTGCGTGGGGACAGCTATATTTGGACTGAACCAAGtggtaaaaaagagaaaatgagtatTAACTGCAGTACATGTCAGAAAAGATTGTTTTCTACATATTGGTCATGTCGACATATTACCCTTCCCTTTTTGTTGTGGGGGCTTATGGGGGTGgtcagtttgttgttgttttttcaatCAGAGCGATCTTTTCATGCACTGTGGAGGGCTGAGCATGAAATCATGCTTAAGTACTTGTAAGGCACAGGGTGTAGATGCTGAGAGGAACCAACGATGGGAGATAAATTAGGGTGAGTTATGTGAAGAGTTCAGGATTTGGTTCAGGTGTTCTGAAGGAAGGATGtagggagaaaaataacttggggtaaaaaccccaaaccaacatcATTGCAAGAAGCTGACACTGGGCGTCTTTTGGTGGATGGAAAGCACTGCATGATGGAGATGCTTCTATCTCCTGCACTTTGCATCCAAGGTGTCCTGCAAAACTGCCTGCTTCTGGCTGCTCCCACCTGTGAGTTCTGGCAGTGGGAAGTGAGTGTTGAGTCCTGAATGCTGCCTAAGGATGTTGTTTTGTGTGAGAAATTTGGAATGGGTTACTGTTAACCTGGGAAGATTTGGGGAAGGCACTTGTAAAATTGTCGTTGAAAACAGAATGAGTTCAGTTTTACGCAAAATGTTTAAATATAAGGTTTcgtttttctctttcatctttttcaaatggataaaatgagaaaaatgttctTGTGTGCCACCTTATCCTTCTAGTGTCCAAGTGCTGCTGTCCACGTCTTCAACAGCGTCAGTTTTTGTCTTCAACGTAATGCTGTCATGCCAATCTCCAAAGACAAATGTGTGAGTGCATGATCTTCTAATTGTGAATTCATATGATCTGCCAGGCTGCAGGTCCTGGACTATACACACGTTGGAGCTGACTGGCTGAAGCCTGCTGTATCCTGCTTCTGCCTGACTCCCATTTGTAAGTATTTTAATCTGCAGTTCACATTGTTCGACGCCTGACTCTGGATTTTCATCAAACCACTTGAGCTTGGCCCAGTCCTTGTGTGCAAATGATTCTTCACGATCAAAAATCAGTGGCATCTTTGTACTGAGAGAAAGCCTAATGATGGGGTTTATATATGTGAGTTCTGCACGTGTCACCAAACGATGCTTGACATAGACCTGTCCTGGCACTTGCAAGGGAATGAGAGTTTCCATAAACTCGGAGAGTTTGGACAGTCTCTGCATAATCCTGTCCCACCCAGAGAGGAAAGTTTTCATGTCACAGGTCTCTATGCAACAGTTCAGCTCCTCCCGACCTCGTTCCAGCTGTTCTAACAGCTCAGTTAAAAGCAACAGCTGGatttcagtctgtttttttcccaCTTGCTTCATCCTCTCCCATTGGATGGGATCTATTAGTTCCAAGATGTCAATGCGACGCACCTGCAGGTTATGTTCTCTCACAGTCATGTGTTTGGGCTCAATCTCCAAGTAAAAGCAACACTTCTTCAAAAGCTCAGCTTTCTTCCgttggtggtgaaggtggtggagGCTCAGGTCAGAGTGCAGGAACTGCAGAACAAGGTTTCTCCTTTCCAAGTACTGCTCCCAGCTGGCACTGCCATCTTCTCTGCTGTGTGCAGTACTCTCCGAACTGCTTTCAAATTCATTCCAATTCACAGCCATGATTCCAAAGCTCAGTTGCTTTGTAAGCAGCAATAATAACATTAAGAACCAAAGGAAAAGCACTTGTGAGGGAGTATAATCATGGCTGTgactcttctctcctctcttaatTATAAAGCTTAGCTTATAAACGTATGGATGGGAAAGAACTGGTAGAATAGGTGTAGTTCCAGAGGAATTTTCCTTTATAGTTGTATGGTTTCTGATGTTTTCTATAGTCTTACATATTCCAACCAACTGGTCTCCTGCTAcctctccccacccacccccttgAGAGGTTCTACCTCTGCTTAATAGATTCACTGTCAGGAATTAGTCTCTGGTACACTCTGCCAAAATTTCTCCCAATCTTATTATCTTCTGTTTCATTCCAATTAGATGCCTTTCTACTCCTGTAAGccatttctttccattcttctacatctctgtttatttttctctctttgtaatcTGCCAGGCTGTTGAGGTTTGAGACCCATCTGAGCCAGTTCCTACAGCTACACAATCACACCACCCTCTGCCCCTCAGGTGACCTGCTATGCAGCAGCCAGAACCATGCAATACACTGAGTGCCACCTCACAACAGCATTCAGGAGGATGCTAGTGGTTTTCCTTGCACCTCTACCTTCAACAGCGGATTAACAGTCATAACCTGACACCATCATTGCTTCAGCCCAATACATCACAGTATTTTTGTGACCCCAGTCAGACTGCAATGATATGATCTAGCAATGGGTAGCTTTCCTTATTATATGTAAATTTCTGGTTACAATTATTTCAGTTCTTGTTGTATCTAACCGGGATATTTTAATTCTTACATGTCTTGTCGAAGCTAGATGGTGATACCTAGTTGAAGAAGCAATTTTTCTTAGCCTCATTTTCCCTAAATACGTAACAGAACTAATAGCACTTCCTCATAGGAATTTCAAGCGTTTGTAAACCTTTCAGATGTCTGGCCCCTAGCTGCATGACAATTTACCCTGACTCACTCATTTGCAGCAACCTTTTTTTCCAAGAGACCTGTCAACTTAAAAAACAAGCTGTGTTTCCctttcacttttctctttccacagaaagaaaacaaccctaGGCCAAAGCAGTGCCAGCTCCTGGCATCCCCGTATGGAGTGCAACAGGGACAGCACGTGCCCCGGGTGACATTACCCAGCTTTCAGAGCAATGTGGCTCTCTAGAACAGCCTGTTTTCTCACAGAGATGAGATTgtgcttgttttccctttctgtttttatATCCCTTTTTTTCTTGCCAGAAACGGCTGTTTTCCCAGTAGCGCTGCTATGTTTGCAGCCTGGGAGCCTGCAGTTGCCCAAGCCTGGGGCTGCGTGGCCCTTGGCTCTCCCAGGCCAGGGTTTGGAGGGGATGGAAGGGGGCACCTAGGGGAGCTGAAACCACCCCAACGTCTTCCCCGTGGCTCAAACCCAGCCCTCTCATCCCAGGGAAGCCACCGCCTCATACTGCCCCAGGCTGGGGGACAAGCCCtggccccccccagcctgccttACCTTGCCCCATTGAGCCCCAACCACCTTGCCAGGTCCTGGGGAGCTCCATCCAGTGGCCCTGGCCTGGCCATGGTGATGCATTGTGGCATGCGGGGCCAGTGCCGGCGGTCCCTGCCTGCTCTCACCACTGCCCAGACCCAGGGAGCCACAGGCAAATCACCCGGGGGCAAGACTCCAGCATCTTGGGTGGATGTGGATGCTGTCCCTATTCCCTGCTGTTGGTTTCCACCCCCAGCTGTGCCCCGGCTGAGCCCCCTGCCCCACTGatgtctccccccagcccctgcttttCACTGTGATGCTTTTTGCTCTTGGCAGCAGTGGTTTGTGGGGACATACACCAACTGTCTACAGGGCTGTAGCCCTCAAAATCATTTGTACCTTCTCCTCCATAGATCTACATAATCTGCTCCTCAGCTGCACCCTTCCGCCTTCACCCTCGGGTCCCTGAGGAAAGGTGGTACCTTGGGTCGCTGTGGATTCAGTGACACCAGGCCATCCCTGAAGCGAGATGGCTGTGTGCATTAGGAGAGGAGCACAGccaccctctcctctgcctgcttaaTTAGTGGTGTCTGTTTCTATACCGACAGCGGTGGCTCAGATCAGAATGACTGTCTCCTGTAGTCACAATGTGATGCATCTCCTGGCGCTGGGCATGGAGTTGGTGTGATCCTGGTCTGGGCGTTCTGCACTTCAAGGTGCGTGAAGGCTCTGTCCCCCACCCCAGGGCTGTGCGCAGGCCGTTTCCCATCATATcggagggcagggaagaggggatTAGAGGGGCGAAGGGCTCTGTGCTTCCCCCTTAACAGGCATGTTTTGTTTCGCTCACATCTCGTGCCCTTGCTGTTGCGATGGGAGTGCTAAGCAGAAGAAAGGACCACGTGCTGAGGACCACAGGGTTTGTGATCTTTGGGGCATCCAAAATATGATTTCCAAAGCCTTGCTTCCCTATGCGAGATGTTCACATTGCTCCTCCAGCATGTTTTGCCTCTGCTCTACAAAGCCAGGCAGCAGCCTCAGCGTTTTATGAGCTTGAGCTCCAAGGCCAAGGAGCCTACCTGAGCTGCTTCACCATAGGCTGGTTTAAGAGCCctcttctctctgcagagccCAGATCTCAGCAGCGAACCGCAGGGACACAGCCTCGAGCCACCGGTctctgcagagagagatgaaGTAGTTAAGGCAGGACAGCTAGAAAATGGTAAATGCAAGCTCATTGCAAGGTGCAGAGAGTGCAGCATTGCGCAGATAAGTTGGCTCCATCCTGAGAAGCCTTAAGGTCGTGCTAGTGGCACTCTGCAGGGTGTCCATGGTAAAGCGCCATGCCAGCACGGCACTGCCCTGTTTCTTCCACTGCAGGCTCAGTGAAACGctaaagaaatgtttgtttttaaaggaaacaccAAGATCAGCCCTGACCCTCTGATCTCTGGTGACATCTCCTTTCCCTGCGGAGCTGGGGCTAGGCCAGGCCACAGGTGACAGGGCTTGACTCCCCCCAGGGTAGAGAACGGAGCTGCTGCCGGGAGGGCAGCGCAGCCACACCGGGCAGGGCACAGGCCAGGCATTCCCCCCCTGGGGGCTGCCCCAGGGCCAGCACAGGGATGGGAGAAGGCTTGAAGACAAGAGCACAGAGCATCTCTTAGGAAGGTCCAGGCAGCATCACCCCACTGTGCCAGTAGGGTCCATGGAGGAGCTGGGACCATCCTCTGGGTCTCCCTGGAAGGAAAATGCATCTGCGGCAGATGCACCAGAAGGAAACGCTTGTGCGTGTCCCACCATCCTGTAAGAGACAGCTTGTCAATTCCCTGAAAGAAACGGTGAGAGCTCGAAGGTCTCAAAACACTCACAAGGAGATAAGTAATGCAGGCCTGgtgttcaaagaactgataaggctcacaagCACCTGAAAAGCAGTGGGAAGATTGCCTTGTGAAGACAAGACGGTTTGTCAGTTGTGTGATGAGCTTGTTAGTTCTCTGTCCAAGGCCATAGTGTCCGAAGTGACCTTTGCCTCATTctctgtgaaatgcatatgaaagtgcacaccctgcatatgctaacgAAGATTATAGacatcatgctaaacatgtatgactatagcTCTCATCTCCCCACACAAATCacgctacatgtcacctgggtgGGGGAGTCACCTGGggggggagaaacctgagacaaggctgccCCATAATGAGGTGGGCGGGCTGTGCTAATTCGGCAAACATAAAAGGGAGGAAGATGAGTACAATGGGGGATTTTTGTAAAGAGGGGAATACACAGAGGAGCACTCCTACAAGACAACCCCCCCCATGATTGACTGGCTCAATGCTGGAACTGGGATTGGTGATCTCgttatctttttctctgttttttcctttctctagcCCTCTGTTTCTATTTCCCCTTACagttgttaagtaatggttagagtGGTTAAATAATGCCAGGTGTACCTTACTGCTTACCATAatttgttgtatacctgttgctaAATAACATAATGTGTACCTTACCACTAACCATATAGGTATTATACCTAACCAATCATCAgggacctagttaagacctacactaatcattttgggaaattaatgtatgtttgtatatggaccttgagatttgtctcacttCAGTCCACGCTGTTGGGGACTTatgaatctgagtcacttacccctcccctctttttcctgtGAGTGGGGGGTGACACATCCAAGTGAAGAGGACAGCGGGAATGTGGCATA encodes:
- the LOC128908379 gene encoding fibronectin type III domain-containing protein 11-like, with the translated sequence MATRTSGTAETGGSRLCPCGSLLRSGLCREKRALKPAYGEAAQQLSFGIMAVNWNEFESSSESTAHSREDGSASWEQYLERRNLVLQFLHSDLSLHHLHHQRKKAELLKKCCFYLEIEPKHMTVREHNLQVRRIDILELIDPIQWERMKQVGKKQTEIQLLLLTELLEQLERGREELNCCIETCDMKTFLSGWDRIMQRLSKLSEFMETLIPLQVPGQVYVKHRLVTRAELTYINPIIRLSLSTKMPLIFDREESFAHKDWAKLKWFDENPESGVEQCELQIKILTNGSQAEAGYSRLQPVSSNVCIVQDLQPGRSYEFTIRRSCTHTFVFGDWHDSITLKTKTDAVEDVDSSTWTLEG